From the genome of Numenius arquata chromosome 9, bNumArq3.hap1.1, whole genome shotgun sequence:
TTCTGCCCTCCCACAAACTCAGTAACAACATTCTAAACATTCTGGTAGATTGGGCTGCACCTTCCAAAAATTCCAGCAGCATAGAATGAACAAAAGTTACACAGATAATATCAGCAATTTTCACGCATATCCCCAAAAGCCCCAACGTCTCTGGCCTTTTGCATTTCGATGTCATCACTGACCCAAATCTCCATCTAAAGCCTATCCACAGAACTAAAAACTAATGAACACAAAGCAAATTCACTGTTCAGGTCTGATAAGAGGCAGGCACTAttcccctcaatttttttttcacctttttactAGCAATTTTGTTGTCAACCAGCCAGACTCCATCCTACTCATTCTCGTCCAGGCACAACGAGTATCTCCGTACCTCGGAGGAACCGCgcacctggcagagctgggaaacgCTAGAGCAAGGGTTTGGCTTTCGCTACCCTGGAAGCTGTGCTCGGAGAGCGCTCTGGTGCCCTTCCCGCCtcgcctcttccccccccctgcctcccacccacCGCTCGGTGCGGTGACAGCCTGCGGGAGATGGAAGCGCCGGGGCCCGCGGGCAGCCGGGTAGTACCGGCCGCGGCCCCGCCTGAGCCGCACGGACGGCGACCCCGCCTCGCCGTTCGAAGGGCGGAGGCAAATAAGCGCTGCGCAATAGAGCGACGGGCCCAGCGGCTCATTAACCGCCACCGAATCAGGGCGCCCAGCGGCAGGGAAGAGTCCCAAGGGGACCCGgcgcccgcgccccccgccccggcggcgctCACCTGCGGGCCCGGCACAGGGCCCGGCGCGGGGAGCCGAGGGCCGCACCTAGGCCGACTCCATggcgccctccctcccctcagccgccaCGGCGGAAGTCCCACCCCGCCGCCGCGCAACAAGAGGCGTTGGCCCACGGCAGGCCATTGTTGGCTCGGGCTGCCACTCAGCCGCCGGCGCGTGACGTGGGGCGGGCCTTAGCAGGCGAGCGGGCGGGGCGAGGCTCTGCGATTGGCCCCACCCGCGGGGTAGGGGAGGAGCTTCCTCTGGGGCGGGGCGAGCTGCGGCCGCCTCAGGCTGAACCCCGGCTCCGCCTGGGCGGTGGTGGTTCACCTTCCCTGCCCGCACCTGCCCGCCTCCTCGGTTCCCGGACGCGGTGAAGGGCGCGGCCGTGCCTGTTCTCACGGCTCTCCGGACCTGGCGAGCGGTGCGGTTTCCTCAGCGCTCCGAGTGTGGCAGAAGTGCGGCCTGGTGGCGCCGGCCCCGATCGGCCTGAGGGGCAGTAGGGCGGGCGGGCTGCGGCAGGGAGCGGGGCCTCGGGCCGCTCCCGCCCGGCTGGGCAAAGCCGGTTCGGAGCCTCTGGTGACAGCGGCAGGAGCTTGGGAGGGAGTGCGGCTGGGGGGGCCGCCGAGAGGCGGCCCGGCTTCAAAATAGGACATCGAAACGGAGCATTGTGCAGgagagaagggcttttttttccctctccgcTAACTTTAGCCCAACTCTGTgtttaaaaaccaccaaaaccaaccagaaaaacacatttgagaGATGTAAATTAAGCACAAGAAGTAAACAggatgggaggggaggaggacgggGGAATTGGCTATTTCTATAATTAATGTACTTGCTATGTTATTCTGTTTACTGCATTTGTATCCTTCAGGGGTTGACAATATCACATGCTTAAGAGAATTGTGAGTGAAGGTCCTTTTCCTTTGACGTGTATGCTTTGCTTTAACAAAACAATATTTATGGAAAAAATCATGCAGCCTTTCTCTAAAGTTCAATTCTATACAGAATTCTGTATCTTCCTTTAGTTACTTTAATGTTCCTTTACCGTAATCTCCTTTTAATTACTCTTCTCCTTCGTGTTTGCAATAACGTTCATTCTGTGAAAGATATAGGGTGTTCTATCCACACGGAAAGGAGCTGTAAACTAGAATTACAACTGCCTGACCAGCCACTCGGAAACAGTATGAATTTTTATCCTTTGACCAGATTCACAACAGGTAAAGGAACTTACGTGCATTTGAAACATTTTGCCTTTGCTGAACTGGCTGCTAAGCTCCAGAGCTGGTGAGGTGCAGCATAAATAGCAAGTGAGCAGACATTTCTCAGATCAATTTTGTGTCACTGGGAAGCAAGGATGTAGAAAccagagtaatttttaaaaaattccccccccccgaATATGAAATGCAAGAGTACTTAATGAATTTATGAATTGCTCATTCCTATAATACTTGACTACATGTAAATCAGATGTGCTTTTATCTTACATATTGGTTTGGCAGCTTCTATCAACCATTTGGATCTGTGCAGCTCTGTCATTTTCTGTGATAGCGGTACCAATGTATCGGGAGATCTGGGGactgaggaaaaaggaagagcatTCAAGAAAACATTCTGCGATTTTAAAAGCACATATTACGGTTTCTAGCTTATGACACCAATCTTCCCTATCAGGAGAGAATGAATAGAAAAGTTAATCTCATTAATGGAGGATAATATCTGGTGGTTTTTCCCCAGTCTTGCTGTGATGTTATGGGCAGCATTGCTCCAAGGTATGGATCTTCCCAACAGCTACATCTGTTACTATCTCAAGGCCAGCTGAGGAACTAACATCCTTTACACAAATTAGTGGGGGTAGCCTTTGCAtataccttcccccccccccccccccccccgcctagAATTTTAAAGTATTCCACAACTTTTATAAATTTTCTGCACTTAtgcttgggctatttttaaatggTTGTATCTAATACAGGGCGTTTCTGTCCTCAAACGGTACgtctctcttctgcctggtgtACCATAGGATTCCCGAGTGGCCTGGATGGCTGCCAAGGAAAGGGCTTCACAAAGATGGGTCCCACCAGTTTCGTGGCACTGGAGAACATCACAGTTTTGAAGCTGGATTGTACTTGCCCACTTTTGAGCAAACCCTTCTACAAACCTGCACCTTCCTGTTAGGTAGTTAATATTTCCGTGTTACCTGTTGGgtcattttgtttccagtttttgAGTTTGCTTAATTCTTGTTCCTTGCCATGTGTACTGTGTATTTCTCTGCACTATCCTCCTGATGCTCTTATGGCACAAAGGAAATAAGCTGTCCTTCTGAGCCAATTATCAAGATTCCTGGAGTAATTCACTTATTATACGTGTAGATGGTCagggggttttttcctcctttttttcatctgtgttgtCTTTGCCATCTTACTTCTCTTTTACCGTCTCCCATCCTTTTTATACTTGTTTTTCAAGCACAAGATTTGTATTCCTTTCTCTCACTTCTAAACTTATTTTCTAATCACCTTTCGTTTATGATTTCACAGTCTGTTACTGTAGTGTGTTCTTAAAATAGGCATATGCGTATACGTACGTGTTTCTTCAAGGTAAACCAAAGGTTTCCTGACTTCTGGCTTAAAGAGATTATCCAGACACAATGGAGATACGTTTgtatgaaaaagattaaaaattgaaGATAGACTGTCCATCTAGGATTCGTTTCTATACTATTTTCTGGAGAAAGAAGTCCACCAAAGCTCTTCATTATATAAGGTGTATGTTCTTTAGAAACATAGTAACAAGTATagcttgaatcatagaatcatccaggttggaagagacccttgggatcatcgagtccaaccatctaccctacgctacaaagttcttccctatatcgtatcccccaacaccacatctaaacgtctcttaaacacatccagggatggtgactcaaccacctccctgggcagcctattccaatgccccaCCACTCTTTCTGTGACTTTTTCAAAATTCCACTTAGCTAACGCATTAACTCTTGTGAGACTAATTGGTCAATTAACCTGCTGATAGGAGACAGGGCATAGCTGTAATGCTACCAGCAGACCTGTATGTGTTCGGAATTTCTAGGGCTGAAGGGTTTATTGTCCTAACCAGCAAAGCCCAACTGTTGGCCAAGAGAAGAGTAGACAGAATTAATCTATTTACTTGGTGTCACTTGATCTTAAATATGAGGAGAGGAAGATGGCAGTTTCCTGCAAAAAACCCCTTAATAGTTATCCATCAATTTGGCTTTATTTCACATGGAATACACGTTTTTAGAAAGTCATTTTAGGCACATGGGAATAGCACTGCCACCTCTACGTAATTTCGGCAGGCAAATGCGATTACGTACCAGCCACGGGCCATGGCAGTGTCACCGGGGTGTCATCCCTGTCCCTCAGGTTCGGGCAGTCCAGCGCCGCGCCCCTCGGGGTGTCAATGCGGGCTGCACCTCCAAAGCACCTGTGAATGGCGCCGACAGCAAACACCCCCCCAAGCCCGGGGCAGAACCGCTCTGGAACGGCTGCGGAGGCCGGGACGGTGACAGGCTTAGGGACGTTTCCATCCCTCCGGCCCCGTTCTCCGCCGGCAGCCGTGTCCGtgtccacccccccccgccccgcgggcgCCTCCGCGCAGGCGCGTCCCTgtggcggcgggccggggccgccccttCCTGGTCggtggcggcggggagcggcggagcGATGCTGCTGGTGCTGTCGGAGGAGCAGAAGGCCCATCTGGGCTGCCTGCCGCGGGCGGGCGACGCAGGTCCGGCAGCGGCCCCGGCCCGGAGCcgcccggggagcgggggggaggaaggcggggagggggcggcggcggcggggcgggcgcggccgTGGCCGTAGGGGTCCCTGCAGCGAAGTCCCCTCTTCTCGTTTCAGCCGTCGGCGAGCTGGGGCGCCTGGCGCTGGAGCTgctgcggcggggagcggcgccgcGGGCCTGCGAGGCGGCCGCCAGTAAGAGCCGGGGCGGTGGGACCGGGCGCGGAGGGGAACCGGGACCGGGGggggccgggcgcggcggcggtggcgggcggTGCGACTCCGCCgtggggaggggagagcgggaaaggcggcggcggggcgggggaggcggaggcggggcgGTGTCGCGGGGCGCGGCGTCTATCCCGGGCCCGAAGCTGCCGGTTGCCCGTAGCTGCCGGTTGCCCGTTTCTGTGCCGGTGGGTTCGCGGCAGCTCTAGTACGTGAGCGTGCGGTTCTCTCTGTGTCACGCCATAGGAAATtagttggggggggtgggtggtgtttggtttgggcGGGAGGGGTCTAACTCGCCTTTTGATCCCCTTTTTATTTGAAGGGTGCTCAGCCccctacttttttcctcttttccgtGCGTATTTTGCAAGTTGGCTTTGGATAAATTTGCAGTTTGGCGTATTGTTGCTGTGGCAGCTTTAATAAAGAATTATAAGGTGCTTCGTGCTCTCTTTACAGGAAAACTTAACGTCGGCGTTGACACCATCCAGCACGGGGTGGAAGGTCTAGTGTATCTTCTCACTGAAAGCTCCAAGCTTATGGTAAGGACGTCTCTGTGTAATAAATTCAGGAATATGCTCAAGAGGTGTCTTTAAGCATTTCTAGTTCTGAAAATACTGATGAGTGGGGAAAACCTAGTTCAAAATGAGGAcaattcaaggattggagcatctcccttatgaagaaaggctgagagagctgggactctttatcctggagaagagaaggctgaggggagaccttatcaatgcttataagtatctcaagggtgggttgaaggaggagggagccagactcttttcagtggttgccagtgagaggacgaggggcaacaggtacaagccggaacataggaggttccactcaaatatgagaagaaacttctttacggtgagcgtgacagagccctggaacaggctgcccagggaggttgtggagtccccttctctggagattttcaagacccgcctggatgcagtcctgagtaacatgctctgacatgctctgggcaatcctgcttcagcaggggagttggactagatgatctctatggtcccttccaactctaaaaattcagtgaaattcagtgaaattttgatGATGTattctcttaattctttttttttttttaaataaaaaggtgtTTGTTACGCTTTTCTCTCCCTGAAACACTGCGTCTGCATGGGTGACTGGAATTTGTAGTCAGCGTCTGAAGCTAAAACTTGTCAATGTTTTAATAGCGTATAGCAAGAACATGCAGTAATTTAGTCCCTACAGAGAAGCGCACTCCAGGATTGAGCTTTGTTCTAAATAGCAAAACCTGAGTGAAGATTTTGTTGTTACTAACCCCTGCGCAGTATTCCTTACGTTTGGCTGACATGGTAGGTTTGAGAGCTTTTTCAGCTCCTGATATCACAAGTTTGGGTGGGTTAAGCAGTTATTAAAAGAATAATAGTTGGATAATTGCTCTTTTTCATAGGAAAGACTGTTTACTGTTGATATAGTAGAATACAGATGTGGAGAAGGGATATGGAGACAAGTCATTCCAAACTGAACTTGAGCAGACGTTGTTCTGAAGAGCAGGTGGGGAAGGGATTGAAATAACGCAGAATCTTCCTTTGAAGTAAGGGAAGAGAGATAAATTGTAGTGTATTGTGGCAGAATAGAGTTGATGGCAGAATGTGTTTGTGGTATGAATGCTTTGTGGAGGCAGGACATTTCCTTTGAATAACTAACTGCTTCCACAGGGATGAtccagcttctccagagcagcaCAAAGGCATTGACCTGTGGGAATTGGCTTCTTGGGGCGGATTTACTGAGTTACTGTAACGTGAGCCTTAAAGTTGCACCTGGCGCTCGTTTAAGTGTGAAGGCATTCAGATCACTTCAGAGTATTTCTAATTTGAGTATCAATATTGTGTTAGCATTCTGTTTATAAATTGATGACGGAAATATGCACTTCCTCATGACAAACCTCAGATgcctttttttgttctctgataTGAAGGCTTAAATGGGAGGATgctgaatgttgttttttttaaaaaaaaattgttcttaaaCTGTTCCTGAAGCTCATGCAAATCATCAGTAATACATCAACACATGTAAGTCACTTAAAGCAGAGATGATTTGGTTTGTCCTACCTGTAGAATTGTCCTCACGCATTCCTGCAGGAAAATAACTGCACCGTACCGTATGTGTAATGTTTGCTTACAGTTTTATTTGTTTCTCAACAAATAATGAGTATTACGCAGTTCTGACTAAGGCCTACATTGTTATTTCTAGATTTCTGAAATAGACTTTCAAGATTCCATTCACGTTCTGGGATTCTCAGATGAATTGAACAAATTATTGCTGCAGCTGTACCTGGATAACAGGAAGGAGATTAGAAGCATCCTTGGTGAGCTGACACCAAAGCTTCCCAGCTATCACAGTCTGGAATGGAGACTGGATGTGCAGGTAACTCCTATGTTTTcaatattctgtattttcctttaaatttttttgcacATCATAAACAActactaaaaaattaatttatgttaTTTCAAAGTAATTGAGGCGGCAGTTTTTCGTGTATTTAAAACTGACATAattttgttattgctaattaTAAGATGAACAGGATATAGAATGGTGCAAAGTATTTGTTCCTTTATGGAAACTGAATTCACAACTCCGTTGGTGTTTTAAAAACATTAGCATATACGTAATATATTCAGTCATAATTATCacctaattttcagaaaaattatgaaaGCCTTAATTAAAGGGGATTAGTATTGCTTAATGATAAAACCCCATAATAGATTGCGTATATCTTTAATGTGGATGAAAAGGGTTTTTGAGCAGTTCTCCAAGCAGGTCCTGCAAACCTGTTGTGAATTGTAAATATGAAAGCTGATAACCatcttcatttgtttgtttccctgttcCCGTTTCAGCTTGCAAGCAGAAGTTTGAGACAACAGATAAAGCCTGCTGTGACTATAAAGCTACATCTTAATCAGAATGAAGATCAAACTGCCCAAGTGTTGCAAACCGACCCGTCTACCCTCCTCCACTTAATTCAGCAACTGGAACAAGCGCTGGGGGAAATGAAAACCAACCACTGCAGGAGAATAGTGCGCAACATGAAATAGTATTGATGCAAGGCTGTTGTCATAGTAAGCAGTTTGTGAAACCACTAAAAACGATGTTCACAAAtacattttgaggaaaaataaacatctgGATCAGATGAAATGCTTTCCTGTGCCAGGATCTTGAGCCAGTAATTAGAGGCTGAGTGTCCTCTGGTGCTAGCTTTGCACCTGCCTGATAGGAGATGGGtaattggttttgctttgcttgcacatgtaGAAATTCAGCACGCTATGCTGAGAATTTCTTTTGTTCTAAATTAACGTAGTTCTACTTGAAGAGCTTTCCTGCATTAAGTAGAGCTGCCTCAATATCGCATGAAGctgcacatttatttttacatttatcaagtagctttttttcttggttttgcatctgttttgaattttttttttaagaccctATATGGTGGGAATGATATTTTACAGGAATGTTTCTTCCATCTAGACTCGTGTATGTATAAGAGTACACGTGGGACAACTGCTCTCTTCCTCCAGAGGATTCAGTCAACTCGAGGCTGGGTGTTGCACTGCTTTTCTACCCTTCATGGATAATGAAAAAAAGTATGACCGAGCTAATGCTTCCGTTTTAAGAAAGCTACCTATAAACCCTGCTAGGCAGTCTCATGCTTTCTGTAGGTAGCAGTTACCATAGAAAACTCAGTGGCCTAAACATAAGTTTGTGTACTGCTTATTTCTATATGTAAAGGTGATCTGAAAAATTGTAAAAGTAAAATGATGCTGAATCTGTTCTTCATGTTGTGATGCAACCATTTTTGTTCCCCTGTTTGAACAGTGTGCTTATAAAGGAAAGACTAGCTGAGTATTGCAACACAAATgatgcttttccatttttaaggaaaatgtctAACAAAGATTATGTCAAAAGTCACTGTTCAGTTGTATTCTAATGCAATATTTTGTAGCTTTTGTGACTAAGGTTAGATAGTTTTACTTACGaatcttttactgtgagggtgcatCATAAATCTCTCAAAGTGGATCGGAGAGAGCAGATAGGCAAGAGAGAGCCTTAATGTACAGATTCTGGCAATAACTGTATATTTCCTGTCTTCCATAGAAACACCACACATTTCTAATTAATTGGGTTCCCACACGTACAAATGCATTATTTTCgtattgttttgaatttttgtaCTATTTAAATGAAACCTGCATTGGAGAAGTGCTTTCATCAATAACATTTAGTACCACTTAGAAAAAGTCAGTTTTCTAGAAAATGGAGGTGCTTATTCTGTAACTGCTTTACATGGCTTGGTGATGGTGTGAACAAACTTATTTTCCTCTCGCATATATGAATCAGCCATGTGTTTCATTTACCATCCttatgcagtgatttttttttttttccttcacatataGTATGTGGTAATTAAATGTGATTAAATGTTACTGCTTCCGATTTCTGATTAGTATTTTTGCATGTAATTGCCTATGTTTTCAGGTGAAATACAAGAACAGCCTGTTTGTAGGACAGTGTTTTCTCTTTATTCCACCTCTCCTAACTGTAGCCGTAGTCTAGAACTCATGGCAGCAAAATACAAGTTGTAGATACAAGCCCTGGAACATTTTCATGTCTCATCTCACTACTGCCCTGTGAATCTGAACGTGTTTACCCTTCTGtctctcaaacttttttttaaaaaagaaaactagttGCTGTAGAGCTAGTTGGCATCATGGCTGGCAATTTATGTGTGTCATCTCCTGAAGCATGTgctagaagagaagggaaggggttCCCTCGGTGATCATGAGTAAAATGGATAGTTTAAAGTGGATTTTGAGAATACAGAATGTCATTAGAAAGCCTGCATATTCCTTTTTTGAAGCTTATTACAGTAGTGTAGAAGTAAAAACTGTGACACTGAATGGTCTTATTTCCTGAATTGAGGAACTTCCTGCCAGTGCAGAGTttcaactgcacagaaaaactaaaaatcCAACTAGTTTAAGCATAAActattttcttaaaagcagagTTAGGCTCAGCCCTTAGCTATATGCTTCTCAATGGATTTGTATCCcagtttattttttcctggtCTAAACAGCAGAGGGCAGAAACTTTGTTTTTTACACTCAACAATGGAGAAATTTTGCTATACAGTCATTTTCAGTGTTCGTCTTCCCATAAGAATAGTTTATAGTCTCAAGACTTACTTTGGAATGTAATGTATTTCACCTTATCTTTTCCAAGTTCATGATcaattttaaacataaaacaatAAAACTTGCAGTTTTCAACCACTGTAAAACGTTGTTTCTTGAATCTGCTAATTAATTTGTAAAGCTACTTAGCAAAGCAAATAATATAACCCAGTTCTTAAAACTCAGGATGATGTAATTTCTTTGGTGGTATAAAATGTTTATATTCTTCTAAGCATTTGAGGAAACTCAAGAAGCAACGCTTTTCATCctcctgttttgttgttttgggttttttttaaacccttttgAATGACCTCTGTATGAACACTGTCCTTTTTCTAAAATCCATTGCTTTTGTGAAATCCATTGCTTAAGTTTCTGATCCAAGTTTTAATGAATTCCCCATCTCTGAAGCATAGACTCTCCTACAAGCTTTATCTTCTTGTCCTTTTCCTTGTCCCTGCTACTCTTTCTTGCAAGCTTTTTGTGTACTAGACTATATACTTCTCCACCTTTTAATTGGCTAATTAATTAGATGTTCCTTGAATTATATGGGGAAaactgtttaaattaaaatagctaCGAAGTTAGTTTAGATATACACGTATATAAATAAAATCCAAAGTAATCACTTTGGATTAGGCCTACAATTCTCATTTAACAGAAACCCCACCGAATTAATATTTTGTCTTAACACTATTTTCAATTTAACGTTAAAGGTGTTAGACCTGTTTTAAATTTAGTGCTGTTTATGAAATGTGTCCATGTATAGGCTTGAGGCTCTGAATGGTGAGTTTGTTTCAGTTCCAGTTCTTATAAGAATGCCTGTTTCCTATACTCTGACTTTGTAATAGTAACAATAGATAGTGCGTAGGAAAGGAAGTCCAAGATTAGGAATAACCTGGCAAATCTCCATGGGTAAAGCTTTGCTGTTTCTTACTTATCTAAATAAAGGGAAGGAAGTCTCCTGTCGCTCTGTGACTGGCTTTGTGGTCAGGGTCAGGTATATTACAGCACAATCTCTCTTTTTAACTactcactgattttattttcaaggtAAGTATAAATTGTGGTAGTTTGCTTACTGCAGTTATATCTTGAAATCTGAAAATTCACTCACCCATCAGATTATTTGTATCAATAGAAAACACTATTACTTCATTTAGGGTTCTGGGTTTTGATTTATTTGAAATGTGTCAGGCTTTAAACATTACCGGTAATTCTACTGAAGATGGAGTCACAAGCAGACTGCTTTTATGTGCATAAAAGTGCCATTTTTACTGTGACTGTGTCATAGAATTTTAGAATACATTTTAGATATTACCATGATTATCAGCTTTATGACTCGTTTATTCTAGATTCTTCCTGGCAACTTATTCTATATACATAAGGACAGGCAACCCTtcagtccatctgtcaaatcGGTGAAGTTTGTTAAGAGGAACACCACTCTAAAATAGTTGCATCCCGATTGTCCCAAAATGTGAATATTCTGGGTAAAATACAAGCCGTAGTGTCTAAATATGCTGCCAAACACTTTTAATACATTTCTTCCCACCATTAAATACTTAAGAACCTTTTACTGATCTTATTCGTTTCTTTTCCATATCTACTGTTctgtcaaaatgttatttttctggaaaaggaaagcttAAGTATACAGAAtaacactgaatttcactttatGGAACCTTTATCTTGCTCTATAgtgtgctggtgtgtgtgtgAACATTCCAAGTAGTATTCCTAGTGCTCAGAACAGATACTTAAAATATCAGAACCACAGAAGTCAGGAAGCTTCTCTACCAGGCCTTTCAAGCATCCTGTGTTCCTAGATCTACCATAAGATAACAGAAACACTTCTGTCCTGTTAGGTTTGTCTTTAGCAGAAGCCCTAAGAAAGCCCTAATTTTAGAGAAA
Proteins encoded in this window:
- the COMMD2 gene encoding COMM domain-containing protein 2, with protein sequence MLLVLSEEQKAHLGCLPRAGDAAVGELGRLALELLRRGAAPRACEAAARKLNVGVDTIQHGVEGLVYLLTESSKLMISEIDFQDSIHVLGFSDELNKLLLQLYLDNRKEIRSILGELTPKLPSYHSLEWRLDVQLASRSLRQQIKPAVTIKLHLNQNEDQTAQVLQTDPSTLLHLIQQLEQALGEMKTNHCRRIVRNMK